Sequence from the Alkalibaculum bacchi genome:
CTGGTTAAAGGTAAAATTATTATAATCCTAATTTTGTATTTCATCCTAATTTATGTGACTATTGTATACAATAATTATTCAGGAATTAGAATGATTTCAAGAATTCCCTATTTAGAAACAGGATGAACCTCATCAAAATATGTATTGAGATCAGAAAATTTACGTACTAATTAACCATAATACATTAGCTATATCGTAAAAAACGATCCAAGTGAATGCTGCTCAAGTATACAAAGAAAACAAGAATCATACAGTTGTAGTATATGCAACTAAAGAACTGTAAAAAGTGGAGTATAATAATTTAATATATTCCACTTAAGTTAAAACGAACAAAAAGATATTGATATTATATAGAGTGGATAGTGTAGTCCACCCTATATTAAAGTTATTTCTCTAGAGTAATTAACCAAACAGCTTGCTAATTATTTCAATTGCGCTTACAATTTTAGCTTCCCTTTTTGGATGGGTCCAATTTACGATTGCTGTTCCAGCTATAATTGCTCCCTTGGATTTACAAGCCTGTTTTATCTGATTGATTGCCCGTTTGCCGCCCATCTGGGGAAATGGTAAGAACTGAGTAACCAAACACGCTACCTTTTTATTTTCTAATGAACTTATATGGGTAAGATAAGCTCCTAAAATAGGCGAGATAGAAAAAG
This genomic interval carries:
- a CDS encoding flavodoxin family protein — encoded protein: MKIGIIVHSKSGNTYSVIEGIQEKLVQRGHDVKIERIQTEGEENLNEVDPTKIHLGTIPDVSQYDGVILAAPVRAFSISPILGAYLTHISSLENKKVACLVTQFLPFPQMGGKRAINQIKQACKSKGAIIAGTAIVNWTHPKREAKIVSAIEIISKLFG